In Paralcaligenes sp. KSB-10, the following are encoded in one genomic region:
- a CDS encoding glycerol-3-phosphate dehydrogenase/oxidase, producing MSIPPTPLSTDRPRLLAALAQPRIYDMAIIGGGATGLGVALDAVLRGLSVVLLESHDFAKGTSSRATKLVHGGVRYLAQGNVALVREALHERFTLLHNAPHLARPLPFVMPSYRCWEIPFYGIGLKIYDALAGKAGLGSTEFLNARKTEQCLPGVRTQGLCGGVKYWDGQFDDARLALALARTAASQGALVLNYCAVTDLIHEQGRVAGLRCQDSEFGTEYTVRAKCVINAAGVWVDEFRQKDGAALHRPTKPMVAPSQGVHLVVDRDFLPGDHALLVPKTRDGRVLFAVPWLGKLILGTTDTPRHDLAREPDAYAGEVEFILRESAHYLQRAPTRADVKSIWVGLRPLVRPPDDEGDNTKKISREHTVLASPSGLITVTGGKWTTYRAMAEDVLAKCVDASVFNSLPPSRTADFRLVGADTDAPRATLTQAPGLDAYGSESGYVQSLEGHDMEVVPGLTEAMVRFAVRYEYARSVEDVLARRFRLLFLDARLAAKVAPQVAEIVQQETGLDPHLSMFLQLTEHYLSLPS from the coding sequence ATGTCGATTCCTCCTACTCCTTTATCTACCGATCGGCCTCGATTGCTGGCCGCGCTGGCACAGCCCAGGATCTACGACATGGCGATTATCGGTGGCGGAGCGACCGGCTTGGGCGTGGCGCTTGACGCGGTTTTGCGTGGCCTGTCGGTAGTGTTGCTGGAGTCGCACGATTTTGCCAAGGGGACATCGTCCAGGGCCACCAAACTGGTGCATGGCGGGGTGCGATACCTGGCGCAAGGCAATGTTGCCCTGGTGCGCGAGGCCTTGCACGAGCGTTTCACTCTTCTGCACAACGCGCCGCATCTGGCGCGGCCGCTGCCCTTTGTGATGCCCAGTTACCGTTGCTGGGAAATCCCGTTTTACGGCATCGGACTAAAGATATACGACGCGCTGGCCGGCAAGGCCGGCCTGGGCTCCACCGAGTTCCTGAATGCCAGGAAAACCGAACAGTGCCTGCCCGGAGTCAGGACGCAAGGGCTGTGCGGCGGAGTCAAGTACTGGGATGGACAGTTCGACGATGCGCGCCTGGCCTTGGCCCTGGCCCGAACCGCTGCGTCGCAAGGAGCCTTGGTGCTCAATTATTGTGCGGTGACGGATCTGATCCACGAGCAGGGCCGCGTAGCGGGCCTGCGTTGCCAGGATTCGGAATTCGGTACCGAATATACGGTTCGCGCCAAATGCGTCATCAATGCGGCCGGTGTATGGGTCGATGAATTTCGCCAAAAAGACGGCGCTGCCCTGCATCGACCCACCAAACCCATGGTGGCGCCTAGCCAGGGAGTGCATCTGGTGGTGGATCGCGATTTCCTGCCTGGCGACCATGCGTTGCTGGTGCCCAAGACCCGTGACGGCCGCGTGCTGTTTGCGGTGCCTTGGCTGGGCAAGCTCATTTTGGGCACGACCGATACGCCGCGCCACGACCTGGCGCGCGAGCCTGATGCCTATGCCGGAGAAGTCGAATTTATTTTGAGGGAGTCGGCCCATTACTTGCAGCGGGCTCCTACGCGCGCCGATGTTAAAAGTATCTGGGTGGGTTTGCGCCCCTTGGTCCGTCCGCCCGACGACGAAGGGGACAACACCAAGAAAATCAGCCGCGAGCATACGGTGCTGGCCAGCCCCAGCGGCCTGATCACCGTTACCGGGGGGAAATGGACGACCTACAGGGCCATGGCCGAAGACGTGCTCGCCAAATGTGTCGATGCCTCTGTGTTCAATAGCTTGCCGCCGAGCCGAACGGCCGATTTCAGGCTGGTGGGGGCGGACACGGATGCGCCTCGTGCAACGCTTACCCAGGCACCGGGTCTCGACGCCTACGGTTCGGAGAGCGGCTATGTACAAAGTCTCGAGGGCCACGATATGGAAGTTGTCCCGGGCCTGACCGAAGCCATGGTGCGTTTTGCGGTGCGCTACGAGTACGCGCGCAGCGTCGAGGACGTGCTTGCCCGTCGTTTCCGCTTGCTGTTCCTGGATGCCCGGCTGGCGGCCAAGGTCGCTCCGCAGGTGGCCGAGATCGTACAACAAGAGACGGGCCTCGATCCCCACTTGAGTATGTTTTTGCAGCTGACCGAGCATTACCTGAGCCTGCCATCCTGA
- a CDS encoding chemotaxis protein CheW, whose translation MINKFEFNSGQLDNTGKEFLVFTLAAQEYGIDILKVQEIRGYDSQSVTRIANVPAFVKGVTNLRGIIVPIVDMRIKFNLENVEYNHQTVVVILNLGSRVVGVVVDGVSDVLMLQQSQISAAPQFGTAFSTEYLTGIGTLGERMLILVDIERLMTSEEMALVERAAA comes from the coding sequence ATGATTAATAAATTTGAGTTCAATTCGGGCCAGCTCGACAATACCGGCAAGGAGTTTTTGGTCTTCACGCTCGCGGCGCAGGAGTATGGCATCGACATCCTGAAGGTTCAGGAAATTCGCGGCTACGACAGCCAAAGCGTGACTCGTATTGCCAATGTCCCCGCATTCGTCAAAGGGGTAACCAATTTGCGCGGGATTATCGTGCCCATTGTCGATATGCGCATCAAGTTCAATCTTGAAAACGTCGAGTACAACCATCAAACGGTGGTAGTCATACTGAATCTGGGTTCGCGGGTGGTGGGCGTGGTGGTCGACGGGGTTTCCGACGTGCTTATGCTGCAGCAGTCGCAAATCAGCGCGGCTCCGCAATTCGGTACGGCATTCTCGACCGAGTACCTGACCGGCATTGGCACCTTGGGCGAGCGCATGCTGATACTGGTCGACATTGAAAGGCTGATGACGAGCGAGGAAATGGCCCTGGTAGAGCGTGCTGCGGCCTGA
- the flhD gene encoding flagellar transcriptional regulator FlhD, whose translation MSGTDNSSLSDIREVNLSYLMLAQRLLRDNYAAGMFRLGFNEDVAETLMRLSPSQLVKLAGSSSLICRFRLDDHGLLSALTQDVLGGVLQQAHSTILLSQRPVEQAI comes from the coding sequence GTGTCTGGAACTGATAATTCATCGTTAAGCGATATTCGGGAAGTCAATTTGTCATACCTGATGCTGGCTCAGCGTTTGTTGCGTGACAATTATGCGGCTGGCATGTTTCGTCTCGGCTTTAACGAAGACGTTGCCGAAACCCTGATGCGCCTGTCTCCGTCCCAATTGGTAAAGCTGGCGGGCTCCAGTTCCCTGATTTGCCGTTTCCGCCTGGACGACCATGGTTTGTTGTCCGCCTTGACCCAGGATGTACTGGGCGGGGTATTGCAGCAGGCGCATTCAACCATCCTGCTTTCGCAGCGTCCCGTAGAACAAGCCATTTAG
- a CDS encoding CheR family methyltransferase, with amino-acid sequence MTSTARQPLFLMESLAQASQHDFDRAVRLLRDRAGIVLGGHKREMAARTLGLRAKRLGKKTIEGYLNYLEQDTGLPEWEHFVNAFTINHTAFFREAHHFETLNKWVRDRKRPVSVWCCAASTGEEPYSIAMTLREALPGADSQISVWATDIDTHAIERARFGVYSLDRVQPVPDGMLKKYFYRGKGTQDGMVRVKPVIHNLVQFEPFNLVSPIWPSDKKFDAIFCRNVMIYFDKETQTQVLGQFSKMLKPEGLLFVGHSENFTYLSKAFRLQGQTVYVEAQGGRRP; translated from the coding sequence GTGACATCGACCGCCCGCCAACCTCTTTTCCTGATGGAGTCTCTGGCTCAGGCGAGCCAGCATGACTTCGACCGGGCAGTACGCCTGTTGCGCGACCGTGCCGGTATAGTCCTGGGCGGCCACAAGCGCGAAATGGCTGCGCGCACGCTGGGGCTGCGGGCCAAGCGCCTGGGCAAGAAAACGATTGAGGGGTACTTGAACTATCTTGAACAGGACACTGGCTTGCCGGAATGGGAGCATTTTGTGAACGCGTTCACGATCAATCACACCGCGTTTTTCCGGGAAGCCCATCATTTCGAAACCTTGAATAAATGGGTTCGCGACCGCAAGCGTCCCGTGTCCGTCTGGTGCTGTGCGGCATCTACGGGCGAGGAGCCTTATTCGATAGCAATGACCTTGCGCGAAGCTCTGCCCGGGGCCGATTCGCAGATATCGGTATGGGCAACCGACATCGATACGCATGCCATCGAACGCGCCAGATTCGGAGTCTACTCTCTCGATCGTGTTCAGCCTGTGCCGGATGGCATGCTGAAAAAATACTTTTATCGCGGCAAAGGTACGCAAGACGGCATGGTTCGCGTCAAGCCGGTAATACATAATCTGGTGCAGTTCGAGCCGTTCAATCTGGTCTCGCCCATTTGGCCATCGGACAAGAAGTTCGATGCCATTTTCTGTCGCAATGTGATGATTTATTTCGATAAGGAAACCCAGACCCAGGTCCTTGGGCAATTCTCGAAAATGCTCAAGCCCGAGGGTCTGCTGTTTGTTGGGCATTCGGAAAACTTTACCTATTTGAGCAAGGCATTTCGCTTGCAGGGGCAAACGGTGTATGTCGAGGCCCAGGGCGGCAGGCGTCCGTGA
- the flhC gene encoding flagellar transcriptional regulator FlhC yields MSTKSVAKEAEEILLATDMIRLGARLQVLQSETSLSYDRLARLYREIKGCSPPKGMLPFSVDWFMTWLPNIHSSTFYGAYKFLDTFTPAKKARALIEAYRLYLEQAFTSRGSVEEPVLSFTRAWMLVRFFESGMLQQSRCVRCTGEFVAHAHDPQNDFVCAICRPPPRAGKTRPRQSTACDS; encoded by the coding sequence ATGTCAACAAAAAGCGTCGCCAAAGAGGCCGAAGAAATACTTTTGGCGACCGATATGATTCGGCTGGGCGCAAGGTTGCAGGTGCTGCAATCGGAAACGTCTTTAAGCTATGACCGTCTGGCCAGGCTGTATCGTGAAATAAAGGGCTGTTCCCCACCCAAGGGAATGCTGCCGTTTTCCGTCGACTGGTTCATGACATGGCTGCCCAATATCCACTCCAGCACGTTCTATGGGGCATACAAGTTCCTGGATACGTTCACCCCTGCCAAAAAGGCGCGTGCTCTCATCGAAGCCTATCGTCTTTATCTTGAACAGGCTTTCACAAGCCGTGGCTCGGTCGAAGAGCCCGTGCTCAGCTTTACCCGGGCGTGGATGCTGGTCAGGTTTTTCGAAAGCGGCATGTTGCAGCAGTCCCGCTGCGTGCGCTGTACAGGCGAATTTGTGGCGCACGCGCACGACCCTCAAAACGATTTTGTCTGCGCCATTTGCCGTCCGCCGCCGCGGGCCGGGAAAACCCGCCCAAGGCAATCCACTGCCTGCGATTCCTGA
- the cheA gene encoding chemotaxis protein CheA produces MSGAGVDLSQFFETFFDEADELLSEMEQLLLGLDVANPDMDQLNGIFRAAHSIKGGAGTFGCFGYLAETTHLLENLLDFLRRDELSLRKDMIDLFLDTKDVLTDQIAAYRNEQDPDIQAYERICAQLRELALEQSSAVAEPVARVSAPVAAAAPAQAAPTDILHVRVDLRELSAKDADALVAEMAILGEVLRQDRGDGVLSLTLQTSCSASDIEAVCCFIVNADQVRVSGASAPDAAGIAAQGASTDSGPGAGLGLAAVSAPAAQATLEAAAEPAHAASGSEALQNKGGKEKSGKESGTIRVGVEKVDQIINLVGELVITQAMLVQTASTLDPVVHDRLLNGIEQLERNARDLQEAVMSIRMMPMDYVFSRFPRLVRESASKLGKQINLQTYGQATELDKSLIERIIDPLTHLVRNSLDHGIESPEKRIANGKSPEGRLRLSAQHNGGQIVIEVSDDGGGLDRGRILRKAAQQGISINENAPDDEVWQLIFAPGFSTAEQVTDISGRGVGMDVVRRNIQGMGGHIQLSSRANQGTTTRIVLPLTLAILDGMSVRVGDETFILPLSHVTESMQPTMDQIHNISEDEHVLHVRGEYLPLVALHNVFSVKNAQTEIARSIAVILQAEEVRFALLVDHLIGQHQVVVKNLESNYRKIPGVSAATILGDGSVALIVDVFALMRMTRERAV; encoded by the coding sequence ATGAGTGGTGCCGGTGTTGATCTGAGTCAGTTTTTCGAAACATTTTTCGATGAGGCTGACGAGCTGCTGAGCGAAATGGAGCAATTGCTGCTGGGATTGGACGTGGCCAATCCGGATATGGATCAGCTCAATGGAATTTTTCGGGCAGCGCATTCCATAAAAGGCGGAGCAGGCACTTTTGGCTGTTTTGGCTATCTGGCCGAGACCACGCATTTACTTGAGAACTTGCTGGATTTTTTGCGCCGGGATGAGCTTTCCCTGCGCAAAGACATGATAGACCTCTTTCTGGATACCAAAGACGTGCTGACCGATCAGATCGCCGCATATCGCAATGAGCAAGACCCCGATATCCAGGCTTATGAACGCATATGTGCGCAATTGCGGGAATTGGCTCTGGAGCAATCTTCCGCGGTTGCCGAGCCTGTCGCCCGGGTTTCGGCGCCGGTCGCGGCGGCCGCGCCCGCGCAGGCTGCGCCGACCGATATTCTGCATGTCCGTGTCGATTTGCGGGAGCTCAGTGCCAAGGACGCCGATGCGCTGGTCGCCGAAATGGCCATCCTGGGCGAGGTGCTGCGGCAGGACCGAGGCGATGGCGTCTTGTCTTTGACGCTGCAGACCAGCTGTTCGGCCAGCGATATCGAAGCGGTGTGCTGTTTTATTGTGAATGCCGATCAGGTGCGGGTGTCCGGCGCCAGCGCCCCGGACGCGGCCGGTATTGCCGCCCAGGGGGCCTCCACGGACTCAGGGCCAGGCGCTGGACTCGGGCTTGCGGCCGTTTCGGCACCGGCTGCCCAGGCTACACTCGAAGCGGCGGCGGAGCCGGCTCATGCGGCATCCGGGTCGGAGGCGCTGCAGAATAAAGGCGGCAAAGAGAAAAGCGGCAAAGAGTCAGGCACGATTCGAGTCGGAGTCGAAAAGGTGGATCAGATCATCAATCTGGTGGGCGAACTGGTCATCACCCAGGCCATGCTGGTGCAAACAGCATCCACGCTTGATCCGGTCGTGCACGATCGCTTGCTGAACGGCATTGAACAGCTGGAACGCAATGCCCGTGATCTCCAGGAGGCGGTCATGTCCATACGCATGATGCCTATGGACTATGTATTCAGCCGCTTTCCCAGGTTGGTGCGCGAGAGCGCGTCGAAGCTGGGCAAGCAGATCAACCTGCAAACTTACGGCCAGGCTACCGAGTTGGACAAAAGCCTGATCGAACGCATTATCGATCCGCTCACTCATCTGGTGCGCAATAGCCTGGATCACGGCATCGAGTCGCCCGAGAAGCGCATCGCAAACGGCAAGAGCCCGGAAGGCCGGCTTCGCTTGTCCGCGCAACACAATGGCGGGCAAATCGTGATCGAGGTTTCCGACGACGGTGGTGGTCTGGATCGGGGGCGGATACTCAGGAAAGCCGCGCAGCAAGGCATATCCATCAACGAGAACGCGCCCGATGACGAAGTCTGGCAGCTTATTTTCGCGCCTGGATTTTCCACCGCCGAGCAGGTGACCGATATTTCGGGACGTGGCGTAGGCATGGATGTGGTGCGGCGCAATATCCAGGGGATGGGCGGGCATATACAGTTGTCGTCGCGTGCCAATCAGGGTACGACGACCCGCATTGTGTTGCCGCTGACCCTGGCCATTCTCGATGGCATGTCGGTGCGGGTGGGTGACGAAACCTTTATCTTGCCGCTCAGCCATGTGACCGAATCCATGCAGCCCACGATGGATCAAATACATAATATTTCGGAAGACGAGCATGTGCTGCACGTGCGCGGCGAATATTTGCCTTTGGTGGCCTTGCACAATGTGTTTTCTGTAAAGAATGCCCAAACCGAAATTGCGCGCTCGATCGCCGTTATCTTGCAGGCCGAGGAAGTGCGCTTTGCGCTTTTGGTGGATCACCTGATTGGCCAGCACCAGGTTGTGGTCAAAAATCTTGAATCCAATTATCGGAAAATACCGGGCGTATCGGCGGCTACCATTTTGGGCGATGGCAGTGTCGCCCTCATTGTCGATGTGTTTGCGCTAATGCGCATGACACGTGAGCGGGCAGTGTAA
- a CDS encoding Tar ligand binding domain-containing protein has translation MRALSLLSNLKIRTSLILVLAFFLFMVFTGAVLGVFSMHGNNRALTQVAQNQRAGALIGEAGSVLKFSGGEVIEAGSSGALSHEGRSPALVHSFPSLAGQA, from the coding sequence ATGCGCGCACTATCCTTGCTTTCCAATCTGAAAATCCGCACGAGTCTGATACTGGTGCTGGCTTTCTTTTTGTTTATGGTGTTTACAGGTGCGGTATTGGGCGTGTTCTCGATGCATGGCAATAACCGTGCCTTGACGCAGGTGGCCCAGAATCAGCGCGCGGGGGCCTTGATCGGCGAGGCGGGGTCGGTGCTCAAGTTCAGTGGAGGGGAGGTGATCGAGGCGGGGTCCTCAGGGGCCTTGTCGCACGAGGGCCGGTCGCCAGCTCTCGTGCATTCCTTTCCCTCCCTCGCTGGCCAGGCTTGA
- the cheY gene encoding chemotaxis response regulator CheY — MVQKTMKILVVDDFPTMRRIIKNLLKDLGFENVDEAEDGAMGLEKLRNGTFDFVVSDWNMPNMDGLTMLKHIRADAVLSKMPVLMVTAEAKKENIIAAAQAGANGYVVKPFTAATLEEKLNKIFEKIGA; from the coding sequence GTGGTACAGAAAACCATGAAAATATTAGTGGTTGACGACTTCCCGACCATGCGTCGCATTATCAAGAACCTGCTCAAGGATTTGGGGTTTGAAAATGTCGATGAGGCGGAAGATGGGGCGATGGGCCTCGAGAAGCTGCGCAACGGCACGTTCGACTTTGTGGTTTCCGACTGGAATATGCCCAATATGGATGGATTGACCATGCTCAAGCATATCCGTGCCGATGCGGTCCTGTCCAAAATGCCGGTACTCATGGTAACGGCGGAAGCCAAAAAGGAAAACATTATCGCGGCAGCGCAGGCGGGAGCGAACGGCTACGTGGTGAAACCCTTCACGGCGGCAACCCTGGAAGAGAAGCTGAACAAGATATTCGAAAAAATCGGAGCCTGA
- the cheZ gene encoding protein phosphatase CheZ, which produces MSENPVNGAAEPIDLIHRIAQLTRMLRESMRELGLDQAIKDAAQAIPDARDRLHYVAHMTEQAANRVLNAAEKMQPLQEQMQREAQALDVRWQSWFDHPVELDQARELVDDTRSLLRGIPDKTQASQNSLMEIIMAQDFQDLTGQVIMRMLGVVGAIETELVQVLIDNVPQERRDEAVTLLNGPQISPQGKADVVTSQDQVDDLLASLGF; this is translated from the coding sequence ATGTCTGAAAATCCCGTGAACGGCGCGGCCGAACCTATCGACCTGATTCATCGTATCGCGCAGCTCACACGCATGCTGCGTGAAAGCATGCGCGAACTGGGCCTGGATCAGGCCATCAAGGATGCCGCGCAGGCCATACCCGATGCCCGCGATCGCCTGCATTATGTCGCTCATATGACCGAACAGGCCGCCAACCGGGTGTTGAACGCCGCCGAGAAGATGCAGCCTTTGCAAGAACAGATGCAGCGCGAGGCACAGGCGCTCGATGTGCGCTGGCAATCATGGTTCGATCATCCGGTCGAGCTCGACCAGGCGCGCGAACTGGTCGACGACACGCGCTCATTGCTGCGCGGCATTCCCGACAAAACGCAGGCTTCGCAGAATAGCCTGATGGAAATCATCATGGCCCAGGACTTCCAGGACCTGACGGGCCAGGTCATCATGCGCATGCTTGGGGTGGTGGGCGCTATCGAAACCGAACTGGTGCAAGTGCTTATCGACAATGTTCCCCAGGAACGCCGCGACGAAGCTGTAACCCTGTTGAATGGGCCGCAGATCAGCCCGCAGGGCAAGGCTGATGTGGTAACCAGCCAGGATCAGGTGGACGATTTGCTGGCGAGCCTGGGCTTCTGA
- the motB gene encoding flagellar motor protein MotB, giving the protein MKQSNSDRVVIRRKRAVVAANHGGSWKIAYADFVTAMMSFFLVMWLISLVPSKDLKTIAEYFRMPLMTAVTGGPKVDRGSNVIPGGSPSVIPNKNPLPPRDIRDESLPPGLGGGDDAEGDRRDTRRLEDLKGKLDALIRSDPVLKEFQPQLLLDMTPDGLRIQIIDKQNRPMFTTGSAQVQSYMSAILRELGPVFNELPNSISIAGHTDAQQYAAGDREYSNWELSADRANAARQELVAGGMEALKIKRILGLASSVSLIKDNPNAAVNRRISIVVLNRRAERRIDEQNAAGASAAKLREALESTLLPDPPLPASAAGAASSDGKAAPVRAARESERKAGTSMSGGRQATH; this is encoded by the coding sequence ATGAAACAGTCGAACTCCGATCGCGTGGTTATTCGGCGCAAGCGTGCCGTGGTTGCGGCCAACCACGGCGGCAGCTGGAAAATTGCCTATGCCGATTTTGTCACGGCAATGATGTCGTTTTTTCTGGTCATGTGGCTGATTTCGCTCGTGCCTTCCAAGGATCTCAAAACCATCGCCGAATATTTCCGCATGCCGCTCATGACAGCCGTGACGGGCGGGCCCAAGGTGGATAGGGGTTCGAACGTGATTCCAGGCGGCTCGCCCAGTGTCATACCCAACAAGAACCCCTTGCCCCCAAGGGATATTCGCGATGAATCATTGCCGCCCGGTCTGGGCGGCGGCGACGATGCGGAAGGAGACCGCCGGGACACGCGTCGTCTGGAGGATCTGAAAGGCAAGCTCGACGCTCTGATCAGATCGGATCCTGTGCTGAAGGAATTTCAGCCGCAGTTATTGCTGGACATGACACCGGATGGGTTGCGCATTCAGATCATCGACAAGCAGAATCGGCCGATGTTTACGACAGGGAGCGCTCAGGTCCAATCATATATGAGTGCGATCCTGCGCGAACTGGGGCCTGTCTTCAATGAACTGCCCAATTCCATCAGTATTGCCGGCCATACCGATGCTCAACAGTACGCGGCCGGCGATCGCGAATACAGCAACTGGGAGCTTTCGGCCGACCGGGCCAACGCGGCGCGCCAGGAACTGGTTGCCGGCGGCATGGAAGCGCTGAAAATCAAGCGCATCCTGGGCCTGGCTTCGTCGGTCAGCTTGATTAAAGATAATCCCAATGCTGCCGTTAACCGCCGTATCAGTATTGTTGTATTGAATCGCCGCGCCGAGCGCCGCATCGATGAACAGAATGCAGCGGGTGCCTCCGCGGCGAAGTTGCGGGAGGCGCTGGAGTCCACTTTGCTGCCCGACCCGCCATTGCCCGCAAGCGCCGCAGGCGCAGCCTCCTCGGATGGCAAGGCGGCGCCCGTTCGGGCTGCGCGCGAATCGGAACGTAAAGCCGGGACATCGATGTCCGGAGGCCGGCAGGCAACACACTGA
- the motA gene encoding flagellar motor stator protein MotA, translating into MFIIFGFLLVLVSVFGSYTALGGHLGALYQPFEFILIAGAALGAYISSNSGKSVALLLQAIPGVLRATPYSKSVYMELMALLYVILNKARRDGLMSIEGDIEDPKSSAIFAEYPSILRDAKLIEFITDYLRLMISGNMSAFEIETLMDQEIEAYHHERDIPAHALRAVADALPAFGIVAAVLGVIKALASVDQPPAILADLISKAMVGTFLGVLLAYGFVAPLASTIERRTVGSVKILECIKVTLLASMNGYPPQLAVEFGRKVLYSGVRPSFIELENHVRQTRSQSNKNA; encoded by the coding sequence GTGTTCATTATTTTCGGGTTTCTTCTCGTCCTGGTGTCGGTGTTTGGCAGCTATACGGCGCTGGGCGGGCATTTAGGCGCTTTGTATCAGCCCTTCGAGTTCATCCTGATCGCCGGTGCGGCGCTGGGCGCGTACATTTCGTCGAACAGCGGCAAATCCGTCGCTCTGCTGTTGCAGGCCATTCCGGGGGTACTCAGGGCAACGCCCTACAGCAAATCGGTGTACATGGAGTTGATGGCCTTGCTGTACGTGATTCTGAACAAGGCCCGGCGCGATGGCCTGATGTCGATCGAAGGCGACATCGAAGATCCGAAAAGCAGCGCTATTTTTGCCGAATACCCGAGCATTCTGCGCGACGCCAAGCTGATTGAGTTCATTACCGATTATTTACGGCTCATGATCAGCGGCAATATGAGCGCGTTCGAAATCGAAACGCTCATGGACCAGGAAATCGAAGCCTACCACCATGAGCGCGATATTCCCGCCCACGCCTTGCGTGCCGTTGCTGATGCTTTGCCGGCATTTGGAATTGTGGCGGCCGTGCTGGGGGTCATCAAGGCGCTGGCCTCGGTCGACCAGCCGCCCGCGATACTGGCGGATCTGATCTCCAAGGCCATGGTCGGCACGTTCCTGGGGGTTTTGCTGGCTTATGGCTTTGTCGCTCCGCTGGCGTCGACGATCGAGAGGCGCACGGTCGGCTCGGTCAAGATCCTGGAGTGCATCAAGGTCACTTTGCTGGCGAGCATGAATGGCTACCCGCCGCAACTGGCGGTCGAATTTGGGCGCAAGGTTTTATATTCGGGCGTTCGCCCGTCGTTCATAGAGCTTGAAAACCACGTGCGGCAGACCCGATCGCAGTCCAATAAGAATGCCTGA
- a CDS encoding chemotaxis response regulator protein-glutamate methylesterase: MKKIRVLCVDDSALVRGLMTEIINGHPDMEVVAVAPDPLIARELIKQHNPDVLTLDVEMPRMDGLDFLERLMRLRPMPVVMLSSLTERNSEVTLRALELGAVDFVTKPKLGLRDGLVEYTDIIAEKIRAAALSRPRQRSQSAAAPRRLSQLFSTTEKLVLVGASTGGTEAIRQVLEPLPANSPAILITQHMPAGFTRSFVQRLDSLCAVTVHEAEQGQRVLPGHVYLAPGGVAHMKLARSGANYTIDLDHGEPVNRHRPSVDVLFNSAAAVAGKNAVGVLLTGMGKDGAQGLLAMRQAGALTFAQDEASCVVFGMPREALHIGAAIEAVPLQDMSERILTSCGAYGHRV, encoded by the coding sequence ATGAAAAAAATCCGTGTTTTATGTGTGGATGATTCGGCGTTGGTGCGTGGCCTGATGACGGAAATCATTAATGGCCACCCCGACATGGAAGTCGTGGCGGTTGCTCCCGACCCGCTGATCGCGCGTGAGTTGATCAAGCAGCATAATCCCGACGTACTTACCCTGGATGTGGAAATGCCGCGCATGGACGGCCTGGATTTCCTGGAGCGCCTGATGCGGCTGCGGCCCATGCCGGTGGTCATGCTGTCGTCCCTGACCGAGCGCAACTCGGAGGTGACCCTGCGCGCCCTGGAGCTCGGTGCCGTTGATTTCGTAACCAAGCCCAAGCTGGGTTTGCGCGATGGCCTGGTCGAATACACCGATATCATCGCGGAGAAAATTCGCGCCGCGGCGCTTTCCCGCCCGCGCCAGCGATCGCAATCCGCGGCAGCGCCAAGGCGCCTGTCACAACTGTTCTCAACGACTGAAAAGCTGGTCCTGGTCGGCGCCTCGACTGGAGGCACCGAGGCGATACGCCAGGTTCTGGAGCCTCTGCCCGCCAATAGCCCGGCCATACTGATCACGCAGCATATGCCGGCCGGTTTTACCCGCTCGTTCGTGCAGCGCCTGGACAGCCTTTGCGCAGTAACCGTGCACGAGGCGGAACAGGGCCAGCGTGTCCTGCCGGGGCATGTCTATTTGGCTCCCGGCGGTGTGGCGCATATGAAGCTTGCCCGTTCCGGGGCCAATTACACGATCGACCTCGATCATGGCGAGCCGGTCAATCGGCACAGACCGTCGGTCGATGTGCTGTTCAATTCGGCGGCGGCGGTGGCGGGCAAGAACGCGGTGGGAGTTCTTTTGACGGGCATGGGCAAAGACGGCGCGCAAGGCTTGCTGGCTATGCGGCAGGCGGGAGCGCTGACCTTTGCGCAGGATGAAGCGAGTTGTGTGGTATTTGGCATGCCGCGGGAAGCCCTGCATATTGGCGCTGCGATCGAAGCTGTCCCTTTGCAGGACATGAGCGAACGTATTCTAACTAGTTGTGGTGCATATGGCCATCGAGTCTGA